The Pseudomonas asiatica genome has a segment encoding these proteins:
- a CDS encoding microcin C ABC transporter permease YejB — protein sequence MTTYILRRLLLIIPTLLAILLVNFAIVQAAPGGPVEQAVARLQGIGGGTPGARAEVVHGESRATRGLDPKLIEEIKRQYGFDKSAPERLWLMLGQYARLDFGNSFFRGAKVTDLILDKLPVTLSLGFWATLITYLVSIPLGIRKAVRHGSRFDAWSSALIVVGYALPSFLFALLLIVLFAGGTSLSWFPVRGLVSDNFDELSLLGKVADYFWHLVLPVGALVIGGFATLTLLTKNAFLDEISRQYVVTARAKGLSQRRVLYGHVLRNAMLLVVAGLPQALITVFFAGSLLIEVIFSLDGLGRMSYEAAVSRDYPVVFGTLFIFTLAGLLIRLIGDLSYTLLDPRIDFDTRAR from the coding sequence ATGACCACCTACATCCTGCGCCGCCTGTTGCTGATCATCCCGACCCTGCTGGCGATCCTGCTGGTCAACTTTGCCATTGTCCAGGCCGCGCCGGGTGGCCCGGTGGAGCAAGCGGTGGCACGCCTGCAGGGCATCGGCGGCGGCACTCCCGGTGCCCGGGCCGAGGTGGTGCACGGCGAGTCACGGGCCACCCGTGGCCTGGACCCGAAACTGATCGAGGAGATCAAGCGCCAGTACGGCTTCGACAAGTCCGCCCCCGAGCGCCTGTGGTTGATGCTGGGCCAATACGCCCGGCTGGACTTCGGCAACAGCTTCTTCCGCGGCGCCAAGGTCACCGACCTGATCCTCGACAAGTTGCCGGTCACCCTGTCGCTGGGCTTCTGGGCGACGCTGATCACCTACCTGGTGTCGATCCCGCTGGGCATCCGCAAGGCAGTGCGCCACGGCAGCCGCTTCGATGCCTGGAGCAGTGCACTGATCGTGGTCGGCTATGCCCTGCCCTCGTTCCTGTTCGCCCTGTTGCTGATCGTGCTGTTCGCCGGCGGCACCTCGCTCAGCTGGTTCCCGGTGCGCGGCCTGGTCTCGGACAACTTCGACGAGCTCAGCCTGCTGGGCAAGGTCGCTGACTACTTCTGGCACCTGGTGCTGCCGGTCGGCGCCCTGGTGATCGGCGGCTTCGCCACCCTGACGCTGCTGACAAAAAACGCCTTCCTCGACGAGATTTCCCGGCAATACGTGGTTACCGCCCGCGCCAAGGGGCTGAGCCAACGCCGGGTGCTGTATGGCCACGTGCTGCGCAATGCCATGCTGCTGGTGGTGGCCGGCTTGCCGCAGGCGTTGATCACGGTGTTCTTCGCCGGCTCGTTGCTGATCGAGGTGATCTTCTCGCTCGATGGCCTGGGCCGCATGAGCTACGAGGCGGCCGTGTCGCGGGATTACCCGGTGGTGTTCGGCACGCTGTTCATCTTCACCCTGGCGGGCCTGCTGATCCGCCTGATCGGTGACCTGTCGTACACCCTGCTCGACCCGCGTATCGACTTCGACACGAGGGCGCGCTGA
- a CDS encoding extracellular solute-binding protein — MGFNAHAASTHALTVYGEAPRYNAGFQHFDYVNPDAPKGGILRRSAIEIGQFDHILPYIDKGIGVSEVDGLLYAPLAVRSFDEPYTVYGLIARRMERGPEDAWLRFEIDPRATFADGKPVRAEDVRFTFELLMSKGSLRYRTQFADVAAIVVESPHSVRFDFKPDHGRTLPLDLASLPVLPEHDWQQRDFANGAGFDKPVGSGPYRIGRIDNGRSITFERDANWWARDLPVSRGRYNFDKLRIEYFGDTEVARQVLKGGGYDYNREFSATAYTLGYNGAQLDDGRLQRAHLGPAKPQVAQGFVFNLDRPQFKDRRVRQALGMLWDYEWSNRQMMRNMYIRQQSVFSNTPLAARQLPDAGELKLLEPLRGKVPDEVFSTVFTAPVTDGSGIIRKQQLQALALLEQAGWRPEGDRLVNSQGTPLAFTFLNGQAGMERLLLPWKRNLAQIGVTLDIRNVDSAQYVNRLMARDYDMIVTGYPVTLSPGAELYNYFGSAAAHDPGSSNLMVLQDPAVDHLIDGLVRADTQADMLHHAHALDRVLQWNYYWIPNYYPPGSSTAWWNRFGLPKVQAAYDEGLDTWWEVSPTALTNAQMAERRKSSP, encoded by the coding sequence ATTGGCTTCAACGCCCACGCCGCCTCCACCCACGCCCTCACCGTCTACGGCGAAGCCCCCCGCTACAACGCCGGCTTCCAGCATTTCGACTACGTCAACCCCGACGCCCCCAAAGGCGGCATCCTGCGCCGCTCGGCCATCGAGATCGGCCAGTTCGACCATATCCTGCCGTACATCGACAAAGGCATCGGTGTCAGCGAGGTCGATGGCCTGCTGTACGCGCCACTGGCCGTGCGCTCGTTCGATGAACCCTACACCGTCTACGGCCTGATCGCCCGGCGCATGGAGCGCGGCCCGGAGGATGCCTGGCTGCGTTTCGAGATCGACCCGCGCGCCACCTTCGCCGATGGCAAGCCGGTGCGCGCCGAGGACGTACGCTTTACCTTCGAGCTGCTGATGAGCAAGGGCAGCCTGAGGTATCGCACCCAGTTCGCCGATGTTGCCGCCATCGTGGTGGAAAGCCCACACAGCGTGCGCTTCGACTTCAAGCCTGACCACGGCCGCACCCTGCCACTGGACCTCGCCAGCTTGCCGGTACTGCCCGAACACGACTGGCAGCAGCGCGATTTTGCCAACGGCGCCGGTTTCGACAAGCCGGTCGGCAGCGGGCCGTACCGTATCGGGCGCATCGACAACGGCCGCAGCATCACCTTCGAGCGCGACGCCAACTGGTGGGCGCGCGATCTGCCGGTCAGCCGTGGCCGCTACAATTTCGACAAGCTGCGCATCGAGTACTTCGGTGATACCGAAGTGGCGCGGCAGGTGCTCAAAGGCGGCGGCTACGACTACAACCGCGAATTCTCCGCCACCGCCTACACCCTGGGCTACAACGGCGCGCAACTGGACGACGGCCGCCTGCAGCGCGCCCACCTGGGCCCGGCCAAACCGCAGGTGGCCCAAGGCTTCGTGTTCAACCTCGACCGGCCGCAGTTCAAGGACCGTCGCGTGCGCCAGGCGCTGGGCATGCTGTGGGACTACGAGTGGAGCAACCGGCAGATGATGCGCAACATGTACATCCGCCAGCAGAGTGTTTTCTCCAATACACCGCTGGCCGCCCGCCAACTGCCGGATGCCGGCGAGTTGAAACTGCTCGAACCGTTGCGCGGCAAGGTGCCGGACGAAGTCTTCAGCACCGTCTTCACCGCCCCGGTCACCGATGGTTCGGGGATCATCCGCAAGCAGCAGCTGCAGGCACTGGCGCTGCTCGAACAAGCCGGCTGGCGCCCCGAAGGCGACCGCCTGGTGAACAGCCAGGGCACGCCGCTGGCGTTCACCTTCCTCAACGGCCAGGCAGGCATGGAGCGCCTGCTGCTGCCGTGGAAGCGCAACCTGGCACAGATTGGCGTGACCCTGGACATCCGCAACGTCGATTCGGCCCAGTACGTCAACCGCCTGATGGCGCGTGACTACGACATGATCGTCACCGGCTACCCGGTCACCCTGTCGCCCGGCGCCGAGCTGTACAACTATTTTGGCTCGGCAGCGGCCCACGACCCTGGGTCGAGCAACCTGATGGTGCTGCAGGACCCTGCCGTGGACCACCTGATCGACGGCCTAGTGCGCGCCGACACCCAGGCCGACATGCTGCACCACGCCCATGCCCTGGACCGGGTGCTGCAATGGAACTACTACTGGATCCCCAACTACTACCCACCGGGCAGTTCCACTGCCTGGTGGAACCGCTTCGGCCTGCCCAAGGTCCAGGCTGCCTATGACGAAGGCCTGGACACCTGGTGGGAAGTCAGCCCCACCGCGCTGACCAACGCGCAAATGGCCGAACGCCGGAAATCCTCGCCATGA
- a CDS encoding peptidylprolyl isomerase: protein MARATARHILVSSIDKCNELKAQIEAGADFAEIAKANSTCPSSRQGGDLGSFGPGQMVKEFDTVVFSAPINTVQGPVKTQFGYHLLEVTSRQD from the coding sequence ATGGCCCGTGCAACCGCCCGCCACATCCTGGTCAGCAGCATCGATAAATGCAACGAACTGAAAGCCCAGATCGAAGCAGGCGCCGACTTCGCTGAAATCGCCAAAGCCAACTCCACCTGCCCGTCCAGCCGCCAGGGCGGTGACCTGGGCTCGTTCGGCCCGGGCCAGATGGTCAAGGAGTTCGACACCGTGGTGTTCAGCGCCCCGATCAATACCGTGCAAGGCCCGGTGAAGACCCAGTTCGGCTACCACTTGCTCGAAGTGACCAGCCGCCAGGACTAA